Below is a window of Synergistaceae bacterium DNA.
TCCGAACCTCAGATAAACAGTTTTTATGTTGCAGGAAGCAATAATTTTTATAACGAGCTCATATCCATTGCAGGCGGTGAGAACGCGTCCAAAGAGAAGAAGGTATCCTATCCCCAGGTCTCACTCGAGGGTCTGATGATGATAGATCCGGATGTGATCATTGACCTTGTCGGCGAGCGTGAATTTTATCATTCCAAGGATAACATAGACCTTGACACAATATTCAACGAGAAATATCTCAAGGGTCAATGGATGCGCAGTGCCGCTGAGGTCGGTGCTGTCAGAAACGGGCGCGTATATATCATGGACGGTACTGTCTACCTTCGTCCTGGGCCGCGTGTCGCAGTGATACTGAAAGCCTTCGCGAAGGCTATCCACCCGGAGGTCAAATGGTGAGCCGGCCCAAGTTTTTAGAGGTGAGGGATATGTCCCTTTCTATCGGCGGTATAAGTATACTGGATGGCATATCTTTTTCTGTCGAAAGGGGACAGTTCCTTGGCATTATAGGGCCTAACGGTGCCGGCAAGAGCTCTCTGCTGAAGTGCATAGGGCGCCTCCACCGGAACTTTACCGGATCCGTTTATCTTGAGGGAGCGTCCCTTGGCCTGATGCCGGAGCGTGCTGTTGCCAGGCGTATAGCCTGGGTGCATCAGACCGGTTCGGAATCACTGCCGTTCACTGTGCGTGAGTTTTCAATGATGTCGCGCTATCCGTGGCAGACGGCACTTAGCGGCGAGACGCGGGAAGACAGGGAAATAGTCGGAAGGGCTATTCTTACCGCAGGGGTAGAGGATATCGCTGACAGACAACTAAACAGCCTCAGCGGGGGAGAGCGGCAAAAGGCGCTAATAGCGGCGGCGCTTGCTCAGGGCACAGATATCCTCTTCCTTGACGAGCCAACGAGTTTTCTCGACTATCGGCATCAGGTCGAGACTCTTGAGCTTATAGAACGTATAAACAGAGAGCAGGGGATCACTATCCTGCTTGTTACTCACGATATAAATCTTGCCCTTCACGGCGCAGACGAACTGCTCGCAATAAAACACGGCAGGCTGTACTGGAAGGGCCGCAGGGACGAACTTATCGAAAAAGAACTGCTCTCCGGCATATTCGAGACTGAGTTTGAGAGCTTTCTGTCTAAAGGGCAGGATGTGCCCTACGTAGTGCCGAAGGGGCTTGTCAGATGAGACGTTTCTCGATCCCGGCTCTGTTCGTGTTTTCTATAGCTGTACTTATCGCTGCCCCGTTTATCGGAGTGCAGCATATACCATTTGGCGATATCTTAAAAAGCGCGGACGAGGGAACGATGCGCATACTCTGGGACCTCCGGATACCGCGTGTGCTGCTTGGATGGATAACGGGCGCGACTCTTGCGCTGTGCGGGCTGATATTCCAGGCCCTCTTCAGGAACCATCTCGCCTCGCCCGATATGCTGGGGGTTTCTACCGGTGCGGCGTTGGGTGCTGTCGTCTATATCCGGCTCGGGTATGTCTTCACACTGTTCGGCATTGTATCAGGGCTGTCCTGCGCAGCGTTTATCGGAGCTCTTGCTGCGACATTCGCCATATATGGGGCTGGAAATCTTAGACGAGGCGGGATGTCAGAGGCTACTCTGCTGCTTGCCGGAGTTGCGATGAGCTTTCTGTTTGGCAGCCTCAACATGATAATACAGTACAGCAGCGGCTATATTGACACATTCAGAATGATGCGCTGGTCTATGGGAGGGATACAGACGGTCGGATTTGCGCCGGTAATGGCTACGTTGCCTGTGCTTGTCATCATATTTGTAATTGCTTTTGTGGCGGGTCCGGAGCTGAACCTCTTTGTCTGCGGCGAGGAGATAGCTGCAAGCCGCGGGGTCTCTGTGGCAAAGCTGAGAAGGCTGCTCTTTTTCTCAGTTTCGTTCGTTGTGGGTATAAATGTCGCGGTTTGCGGTCCCATAGGGTTCGTCGGTCTGCTTGTCCCTCATATATGCAGGAAGCTTGCAGGCACCGACCATAGGCGCCTGGCAGTTGCGTCGCTTCTGTTCGGAGGTGCGTTCCTTGTGTTCTGTGACACTGCGGCGCGTATTCTATGGGCTCCGGCGGAAATGCCGGTTGGCATACTCACCTCCTGCATAGGTTCTGTCTTCTTCCTGTGGCTGTTGCTAAGGGCGAAGAAATAGGTATGTCCAAGCATTTGGCGAGCACAACAAGTGAGGAACCGTGAGAGTGGGGAACGGGAAGCGCCGCCCGCGGCTAAAAGACACACCGATGAGACGAAGTAAAGCAGAAAACATGAATTTGCGGATAATATGGTAAATGTGACAGGAGAGATGCAACATGATGGAATACATGCAATTGGGCGGAACCATAATGTGGGTGATAGCAGCGCTCTCCGTAGTAGCGCTTGCGGTCGTCATAGAGAGAGTGATATTTTTCTGCAGCGCGTCGACGGATGCGGAAAAGCTCGAAGAATCGTTCGGCAGGGCGGTTTCAGCCCACGACATAGATGAAGCGCGCCGCATCGTTCACTTATCAAACAGCTCGATGCACAGGCTCTTCTTCGCGGCGTTCGCACACTGGGGCGTGAACCGGGAGGATATGAAACTTCTCGTCGAACAGCAGGTGCGCCGCGAGATATTCCGCTGGGAAAAACACCTTTATATACTTGAGATCATCGGCAAGCTCGCGCCGCTCCTCGGGCTTCTGGGCACGGTACTAGGCATGGTAGAGATGTTCCATTCACTCCATGTGGGCGGACAAATAAGCGGGACGCTTGTTACGGGCGGGATATGGAAGGCGCTCTTTACCACTGTTGCCGGACTGACTGTCGCTATACCGACGATATTCGTCCACGGCCTGCTTATTTCGCGTATCGACGGAGAAGAAGAAACTCTCAATCGAGGTGCTGACTATCTCATAAGGGAGCACTTCGCGAGTCGCGGAGGAGAAAATGAGAAGGCGTAAATCACGTCGTACGGCTGACCTCGATATAACGCCGCTTATCGACGTTATGTTCATGCTCATAATATTTTTTGTCCTGACGGCGTCCTTTGTAAATGGGAAACTTAATGTTGAACTCCCGGCAGGTTACGGTCTGGTCTCTCCGATGGAGGGAGCCATAACCGTGACAGTTGAAAAGAGCGGCGCCGTATTCTGGGATGGAAGAAGTGTGGCTAAACAGGAGATCGCGCTGCTGGCTAAGGGTGCAAAGGGGCGTGAAATACTTGTGGCCGGTGACAGCGGCGCGTCATATGGAACGATCGCCGAAGTCCTTTCGATACTCCGGAGGGAAGGCATTACCTCCGCCGGGTTACTTATGCGGGGCGGAAACAAGGACTGATGATTTTTTCCGGCGAAAGGCGCATCTGGGTGTTTGCGATAGCTGCTAGTCTGGCTATACACTGGCTTATTATTGTGCTGTTTATGCCCCCCACGGTTCTTCATGTCGGACCTGAACCGATAATGACGGTGAGTCTCAGGACCATGCCGGCACATAAAGACATAACTCCTGACGCCGGAAAATCACAGCCGATACAGAAGCCGGTCACTCAGCCGAAACCAAAGATACAGCCTCAGCGCCAACCCAAAACTATGCAAAGATCCGATGTAAAAACAGTAAGGCCTGTGCAGGCGCAGGTACCAGCAACTCTTTCAGATACGGGTCCGGCAGTGGCGGCAGATATAAAGGCAGGCCCCGCCGGCAGCGAGCCGGCCTCAGGCCCATCGGCGGCTGTGGCAGGATCGGGCGGCGGCACCGGACGGCCAGATGCGATTGCGGATGTCGACGATCTTCGGGTTATCAAAAAGATCATTCCCGACTATCCCGCGTTTTCGCGTAAACGCAAAGAGGAAGGCACGGTCAGGATCATTATCACGATCGACAACGGCAGAGTGATCAAGGCCGACATCGAAGATTCCAGCGGCTACGAACGCCTTGATTCAAGCGCTGTCCGGGCCGTCATGCAGTGGCGCTTTGACACCGGGGGTCCGGGCCCGATAAGGGCTAGGGTCCAGTTCACCTTCAAGCTGACAAAATAGTGAGTTTTATCCGTGCTGCCGGACGCCTGACAGCGCTTTGCGCATATAACGGGAGCATGTGTCTTTGCGTTGCATGGGGTTTTTTATGCAGCTTGTCAATGTACCTCGGAGGTGGAACAAGAGGAATGAAAAACAGAAGGATAGAGTTTCCGAATCTTCGTGTCGGCGGAACATCATGGGTCATTGAGGGCTCTCTTGCCGACAACCTGAGATATCTTTCATCTGACGTAAGCGATATGGAGATAGTACTTTTCGACACGCAGGAACAGTCAAACATGCCGTCGCATGACGAAGTGCGGGAACTTTATGATATCTGCTGTGAGCGGGGCATGACCTGCACGGTCCATTTCCCGGTGGATATCTGCACTTCCCCCGATGCCGGTGAGCGTGTAAGTTGTGAGGATGTATGCCTGCGGACGATAGAACTGTTTGCACCGCTGGAGCCGTTTGCGTGGATATCGCATCTTGTCGGTGAACAGCGCGGTAAAATACCGAGCGATGATATGAAGAAATGGTGCGATGCAAGCAGAAAATCTGCTGCGCGAATTGCGGCTGCGGTCGACGACAAAAGAAAAGTCTGTGTCGAAACGCTGGATTATGATTTAACACAGGCCTTGGACATCGTTGATACACTGGGATTGTCTGTATGCCTTGACATAGGGCATATCATCAAGTTCGGATATCCGGTCCGCGAACAGATAAAACGCTACATGCCGCGCACGAGGGTCGTTCACGTTCACGGCGTCAAACCGGACGGGACCGATCATGTTGATCTGTCATACTTCGACAAAGACCTGTTTGCCGAGATGATCAAACATATGTCCCACGGAGATGAAAAAGTGTTGACTATGGAAGTTTTCGGGCGGGATTACGAACGCTCTCTTGCCGTCCTTGAAAATATGCAAAGATAAAAAGATAACCATACGAATATGGTCATCCCATACGTGCCGTTGCTTTGCCTGGTACCTCATATTTCCCTGCGATATATGGCACATATTTGAATAGCTATAGCTTGACAATTGAATAATCATAATGTAAAACTAGAGGGCATTTGAATATGAATAACGGAAATTCAGTCAAGGGAATCCGGTTGAACGCCGGAGCAGCCCCGCTACTGTAGCCGCGACGAAACCGCAGGATGCCACTGTCGAAAGATGGGAAGGTGCGGGAGTAGGATGAACGGGAGCCAGGAGACCTGCTGAAATTCCAGTCGTTGAGTATCGCGAGGGCGAGATGTGACAGGCTTTATGCTGATGGGACAGTATATCTGTCTTATATTATGCATTATAAGGTTTGTCGGGCAGGAACTCTCGGATATGTGAGGGGTCCTGCCTTTATTTATGCCGTTTTCTCCTTGAGGATGTGAGATATGCAAACTGAAGGGTTTTGATAGTTTTCCGATCAAAAAACATTTTTATAAGAGGGAGTGTTGCGGTGTGTATCAAGGGAAGAAAGCACGGGAGATAATTTTTTTTATGATAGTTGTATTTCTCTTTTCAGTACCGGCTTTTGCCGCTGAAAGTGCGGATGTGAATGAAGATGTCCGGGAAATAGCGCGGGTAGAGGTCACAGGCTCGCGCCTTGCCGAGGATATCCAGGACGTACCGGCTTCGGCTTATGTCATTACGAGTGAAGATATTAAAAACAGCGGCGCGCGCAGCACGCAGGAAGTTCTCGACAGAGTGCCGGGGGTCAACGGACTGCGCAACAGTTCTTCAATGGCATTGGATAAGAGTGTTACAGTTCGCGGGCTTACCTCCGAAGTGCTCCTGCTTGTTGACGGGATCCCATTTATGACATCCAGCTACGGCACAGGCGTGTCAATGGGTTCTCCTTTTGATCTCCGCACAATCCCGCTTGAATCGATAGAAAGGATTGAAGTGGTCAAGGGCGCCAGCTCTGCTGTCTATGGTTCCAACGCGGCAGGCGGTGTCATTAATGTAATAACGAAAAAAGGTGCGGAAAAATCCACAGCTTCTATTATGATGGAAGGCGGGGATCAGGGCTGGTTCAGGGGGTCGATCCGAGGCACTGCGGTGATGAGCGATGATCTGAGGGTCACCCTTGCGTACATAAAAACACAGGAAAACAGTGACGTCAAAATCAGGAAGCGCTCAGACGGCAATTATGACAAAGCAACGGATTACAGCGGCAACGACTATGTCTTCAGCATTGAAAAGGGAAAATGGTCATTTGCCGGAAACTGGGGCGACTTTGACTCTCAGTGGGAAAATACCTATGAACCTTCTCTCAGTCCGGTTTACCATAACAGTCAGGAGAACAAATATAGGCGGTTTGCACTTAACTATGCTGATGATGTCAATTCCGGGCATATCTACTACAACAAGAATGAAAAGGAATATTCCTTCTTTACTGATCCTGCTTTTATAAGCAACTATAATTACGAAGACAGTTCTGCCGGTTTTATGTTCAACCGCAAACAGGAAATTTTCGGGCTTATCGGAGTCTGGGGATTTGACTGGCGCCAGGAGAGCTCAAAGTATAATGGATCTTCCGACTATGGCGGATGGATTACAGCAGACAAGCCTTACGATCTCACAAGGGACGGATTTGCCCCATACCTTGAAATGACTGTCCCATTAGGAGATATGGGGCTTGATATAGGCCTGCGTTATGAACACTGGGAAGTGGACGAGGGAGAGACGGTCAACGAATTTATCCCACGCCTGTCCCTTAATTGGCAAAGTCCTTCGGGACAACTATGGTATTTGACAGCGGGCCGCTTCTTCTCCATGCCCAGTTTTTACCAGATATTCATGCCTGACCGAAACTACGGTATACCAAACCCTGACCTCAAACCAGAAAAAGGCTGGACTTATGACCTGGGTGTGAAGGATGACAATGCAAAACATCCATGGAATTTCGGTCTCTTTTATATGAATATGGAAGATAAAATCAAATATGAGTCTGATCCTGTCACGTGGGTCGGTCAGTACGTCAACCTCGACGAGTACCGTGCCTGGGGTCTGGAAGGAGAGGTCAGATTTAACTTAAATGATGACTGGAGCTACACTCAGGGTATTTCATGGACGGATGCCGATGAGAAGGCCGGAGGATCGGATACGTGGGTGCGCTCCGACATGCCGAGGTGGGATGTATCGGGACGCATAAACTACGCCAAGGGTCCTTGGACCGGCGAGTTGAACGCACATTACTACGCCGACAGAAATATCGACAGCACGATCTACAAACCGGATGATATTTTCCTTGTAAACGCATCGGTCTCCTGGAAGCAGGATGCGCATAGAATAATCTTCGCATGCACCAATATCTTCGATCGAGAGTATGTTTTCGATAACCAGGGCTATATAAATCCTGAACGCAGATTCATTGTCTCCTGGGAGTATGAATTCTAAGCTGTAGTACAGAAACGCACTCCTTTGCGATGACGGCTCCGGGACTGCACTCCCGGGGCCGTCAATTATGGGGCAAATATATGCCGATGTTGGAATATTTGTCACAATAGGCTGTGCACATGTCCGAGAAAAGTGGTATATTTTATGCCATGATTATCGACTTTCACACTCATGTCTTTCCCGATAATTTTGCTGATCACGCGATGAAAACCCTTGCGGAGAACGCGAATGTTGCTTATTCCGCCCCGGCTACGGTAAGCGGGCTTACACGCGTCATGGACGAGTGTGGGGTCGATCGCTCTGTCGCACTGCACGTTGTAACGAAGGAAAACCAGCATGAGAACATATTGCGTTTTGCGAAGGCGATAGATTCGGAGCGAATAATCTCATTTGGCTCCGTTCTGCCAAGCTCGGTATACGCCCTTGAGTATGTATGGAAGATCTCTGATGAAGGACTTAAGGGAATGAAGCTGCATCCGGCTCTCCAGCGTATCCGCCCCGACGACATAAAATTCTTTCCGATATATGACCTTGCCCGTGCACTGAATCTCATCGTGACGTTCCATGTGGGTTTCGATCCGTCATATCCGGATGAACTGCTGGCGCCGCCCGTGTCTGTGGTGAACATCGTAAAAAACTTTCCCGGATTGAAGATCGTTGCAGCGCACATGGGCGGGCTGAAAATGGCACGGGACGTTTTTGACAGCGTAGCCGGCAAGGCTGATATTTATATGGATACCGCATATTGCGCGGATCCCTGGCTTGACAAGGGGCTTCTCAAAGAGATCATAAGAAAACACGGAGCTGAACGCATACTTTTTGGCAGCGATTACCCATGGCATCTGCCTTCTCAGGAGATAAACATGATACGTGCTTTGGACATTTCGGAGGAAGAGAAGTCTATGATACTCGGCGGCAATGCCGTGAGGCTGCTTGGATCATAGCAATTTTCCGGCTCAATTGAAAAATGAGCACTCTTTGACGCGAGGGAGCTTCATTTAGAATGGAATAAGCGTTATCTTTCATTTAGTATTTGTTCGGACAAACATTTCACAGCATCCTTTACGCCGATCCCGTCCGGCGTAGCTCCGATACAGGCCGGGCAGCCGTTAGCGCATCCGCATGCGTTCAGCGCGTCAAGAGATGCCTTTACAAGTTTTTCTTTGAGTTCGTAAGTTCCTTCGGCGAGCCCGACTCCGCCCGGGATGTTGTCGACGACGAAGACAGCCGGCTGCCTGAGGTGCGGGTCTTCCAGCCGGCTGTATATCTGTATGTCGCCGCTGTCGCACATGAGGAAAAGAGGCGCGATGTTGCGTATAAGGTTGGAGAATCCGCTCATTGCGGCCCCGAGCTTAGGTGAGTCATGGGTGCCTTTCGGCATGGATATCCAGCACGCAGTCGTCTCCATTTGTTCCTCAGGCAGATTTATCTCTCCATGTCCGATGTTCTCGTGTGTTGTGAGCCTGATTTTTTTATATATTGACGGTGTTGAGGCTACAATGACTTCACCCCATCCGAAAAGCCCCTTATGTTCGAATTCTTCAATTACGTTTATACGCACCGAAGATTCTCCTTCGGTATAATAATCAGCCGCGGTAGTTTTTACGAAGCATTGCCGCGTCTCCGTGTTTAGATCTTCGACAATGTAGGGGCGTCCTCCATGGAAGTATATAGCGCCGGGGAATATATGTGTAGGCGCAGAGTGCCTGTCCATGGTGCCTATGATCCCGGGCTTTTTCCCGTCCGATATGTCCGTTATAGTGTAGTTTTCGCCTATTGCATTCCGCAAAGACATTGATGCGGCGGGATACGAGTCCCCCTGCCAGTAATATGTCTTGCTTCCGAAATCGTCTGCGAGACGGAGCACCCCGTGCTGCGCCAGATAGTTGAGTATGGTGCTTATGTCCTGTCCTCCGAAATTTTCTCCCTCATGGAACGGGAGTTCGAATGCGGAACATCTGACGTGTCCGACCTCAATGTATGGGTTTGAAGCATCTATGCGTGCCAGCTCAGGCGAGGCGCCGAGGAGCCACTCCGGTCTTGCCGCTAGAAACTGGTCGAGAGGCAACGCAGTCGCGACCATGACGGCGGCAGACAGCCCCCCGCCGCGTCTTCCGGCCCTTCCTATCTGCTGCCACGTCGAGGCGATACTGCCTGGGTAGCCGTGCAGGACTGCGAGTTCGAGGGAGCCAATGTCGATGCCGAGTTCCAGAGCGTTGGTGCAGACGACTCCGCGCAGCTTGCCGCTGCGCAGGTCCTGTTCGATGGTCCGGCGCTCCTTTGGCAGGTAGCCTCCTCTGTAACCCGTAACGATATCCGGATCCTTACCCTGTTCTGCGAGTCTTTTGCTCAGCAATTTCAGCAGCAGTTCAACGTTAAGGCGCGAACGGGTGAAGACTATGGTGCTTATTCCGCCGCAAAGAGCTTTTGATGCTATGCGTGCTGTCTCGAAAAGAGCAGAGCGTCTTATGCCCGTCTGTTTATCGATTACTGGCGGATCGTAGATGATGAACTCCTTTGCTGAAGAGGGGGCCCCATTTTCCGAAATCAGTTCCGCATGTCTGCCGATGAGAGCCTCGGCGTGTTCGGCAGGATTTGCTATGGTAGCGGAGCAGCAGATAAATACAGGGTGTGAGCCGTAGAATTTACAGATGCGCAGGAGCCTGGAAAAAAGGTTTGCCAGGTGCGAGCCGAATATACCCCGATAGGTGTGCAGTTCGTCGACGACGATAAATCTAAGATTTTGGAAAAACGGCGCCCATCTGGTGTGGTGGGGAAGAATGCCGGCGTTCAGCATATCGGGGTTGGTAATCATCACATTACTGTTATCCCGTGCTGTTGA
It encodes the following:
- a CDS encoding ABC transporter ATP-binding protein, whose product is MSLSIGGISILDGISFSVERGQFLGIIGPNGAGKSSLLKCIGRLHRNFTGSVYLEGASLGLMPERAVARRIAWVHQTGSESLPFTVREFSMMSRYPWQTALSGETREDREIVGRAILTAGVEDIADRQLNSLSGGERQKALIAAALAQGTDILFLDEPTSFLDYRHQVETLELIERINREQGITILLVTHDINLALHGADELLAIKHGRLYWKGRRDELIEKELLSGIFETEFESFLSKGQDVPYVVPKGLVR
- a CDS encoding iron ABC transporter permease codes for the protein MRRFSIPALFVFSIAVLIAAPFIGVQHIPFGDILKSADEGTMRILWDLRIPRVLLGWITGATLALCGLIFQALFRNHLASPDMLGVSTGAALGAVVYIRLGYVFTLFGIVSGLSCAAFIGALAATFAIYGAGNLRRGGMSEATLLLAGVAMSFLFGSLNMIIQYSSGYIDTFRMMRWSMGGIQTVGFAPVMATLPVLVIIFVIAFVAGPELNLFVCGEEIAASRGVSVAKLRRLLFFSVSFVVGINVAVCGPIGFVGLLVPHICRKLAGTDHRRLAVASLLFGGAFLVFCDTAARILWAPAEMPVGILTSCIGSVFFLWLLLRAKK
- a CDS encoding MotA/TolQ/ExbB proton channel family protein, which codes for MMEYMQLGGTIMWVIAALSVVALAVVIERVIFFCSASTDAEKLEESFGRAVSAHDIDEARRIVHLSNSSMHRLFFAAFAHWGVNREDMKLLVEQQVRREIFRWEKHLYILEIIGKLAPLLGLLGTVLGMVEMFHSLHVGGQISGTLVTGGIWKALFTTVAGLTVAIPTIFVHGLLISRIDGEEETLNRGADYLIREHFASRGGENEKA
- a CDS encoding biopolymer transporter ExbD, which encodes MRRRKSRRTADLDITPLIDVMFMLIIFFVLTASFVNGKLNVELPAGYGLVSPMEGAITVTVEKSGAVFWDGRSVAKQEIALLAKGAKGREILVAGDSGASYGTIAEVLSILRREGITSAGLLMRGGNKD
- a CDS encoding energy transducer TonB yields the protein MIFSGERRIWVFAIAASLAIHWLIIVLFMPPTVLHVGPEPIMTVSLRTMPAHKDITPDAGKSQPIQKPVTQPKPKIQPQRQPKTMQRSDVKTVRPVQAQVPATLSDTGPAVAADIKAGPAGSEPASGPSAAVAGSGGGTGRPDAIADVDDLRVIKKIIPDYPAFSRKRKEEGTVRIIITIDNGRVIKADIEDSSGYERLDSSAVRAVMQWRFDTGGPGPIRARVQFTFKLTK
- a CDS encoding TIM barrel protein, with amino-acid sequence MKNRRIEFPNLRVGGTSWVIEGSLADNLRYLSSDVSDMEIVLFDTQEQSNMPSHDEVRELYDICCERGMTCTVHFPVDICTSPDAGERVSCEDVCLRTIELFAPLEPFAWISHLVGEQRGKIPSDDMKKWCDASRKSAARIAAAVDDKRKVCVETLDYDLTQALDIVDTLGLSVCLDIGHIIKFGYPVREQIKRYMPRTRVVHVHGVKPDGTDHVDLSYFDKDLFAEMIKHMSHGDEKVLTMEVFGRDYERSLAVLENMQR
- a CDS encoding TonB-dependent receptor, producing MIVVFLFSVPAFAAESADVNEDVREIARVEVTGSRLAEDIQDVPASAYVITSEDIKNSGARSTQEVLDRVPGVNGLRNSSSMALDKSVTVRGLTSEVLLLVDGIPFMTSSYGTGVSMGSPFDLRTIPLESIERIEVVKGASSAVYGSNAAGGVINVITKKGAEKSTASIMMEGGDQGWFRGSIRGTAVMSDDLRVTLAYIKTQENSDVKIRKRSDGNYDKATDYSGNDYVFSIEKGKWSFAGNWGDFDSQWENTYEPSLSPVYHNSQENKYRRFALNYADDVNSGHIYYNKNEKEYSFFTDPAFISNYNYEDSSAGFMFNRKQEIFGLIGVWGFDWRQESSKYNGSSDYGGWITADKPYDLTRDGFAPYLEMTVPLGDMGLDIGLRYEHWEVDEGETVNEFIPRLSLNWQSPSGQLWYLTAGRFFSMPSFYQIFMPDRNYGIPNPDLKPEKGWTYDLGVKDDNAKHPWNFGLFYMNMEDKIKYESDPVTWVGQYVNLDEYRAWGLEGEVRFNLNDDWSYTQGISWTDADEKAGGSDTWVRSDMPRWDVSGRINYAKGPWTGELNAHYYADRNIDSTIYKPDDIFLVNASVSWKQDAHRIIFACTNIFDREYVFDNQGYINPERRFIVSWEYEF
- a CDS encoding amidohydrolase family protein, with the translated sequence MSEKSGIFYAMIIDFHTHVFPDNFADHAMKTLAENANVAYSAPATVSGLTRVMDECGVDRSVALHVVTKENQHENILRFAKAIDSERIISFGSVLPSSVYALEYVWKISDEGLKGMKLHPALQRIRPDDIKFFPIYDLARALNLIVTFHVGFDPSYPDELLAPPVSVVNIVKNFPGLKIVAAHMGGLKMARDVFDSVAGKADIYMDTAYCADPWLDKGLLKEIIRKHGAERILFGSDYPWHLPSQEINMIRALDISEEEKSMILGGNAVRLLGS
- a CDS encoding DEAD/DEAH box helicase, which translates into the protein MFYSFFAKKNISVPEFTEWVSKLDGEITYIERFQARNALFGGFGGLDPRLVSTLKARGIGSLYSHQSKAVSLTLSGHDVVIVTPTASGKTLCYNLPVIDTILKDPASRALYLFPTKALAQDQMMELDEFSAVLGEKINCSTYDGDTPAAQRSTARDNSNVMITNPDMLNAGILPHHTRWAPFFQNLRFIVVDELHTYRGIFGSHLANLFSRLLRICKFYGSHPVFICCSATIANPAEHAEALIGRHAELISENGAPSSAKEFIIYDPPVIDKQTGIRRSALFETARIASKALCGGISTIVFTRSRLNVELLLKLLSKRLAEQGKDPDIVTGYRGGYLPKERRTIEQDLRSGKLRGVVCTNALELGIDIGSLELAVLHGYPGSIASTWQQIGRAGRRGGGLSAAVMVATALPLDQFLAARPEWLLGASPELARIDASNPYIEVGHVRCSAFELPFHEGENFGGQDISTILNYLAQHGVLRLADDFGSKTYYWQGDSYPAASMSLRNAIGENYTITDISDGKKPGIIGTMDRHSAPTHIFPGAIYFHGGRPYIVEDLNTETRQCFVKTTAADYYTEGESSVRINVIEEFEHKGLFGWGEVIVASTPSIYKKIRLTTHENIGHGEINLPEEQMETTACWISMPKGTHDSPKLGAAMSGFSNLIRNIAPLFLMCDSGDIQIYSRLEDPHLRQPAVFVVDNIPGGVGLAEGTYELKEKLVKASLDALNACGCANGCPACIGATPDGIGVKDAVKCLSEQILNER